A genomic region of Streptomyces sp. R33 contains the following coding sequences:
- a CDS encoding inositol monophosphatase, with amino-acid sequence MIEEFLAQDLSAVEEAVRKAAAVEIMPRFRQLAEHEVDQKSGPHDLVTVADRKAEEHLTASLTHLLPGSAVVGEEAVHADPTVYGALRADAPVWIVDPVDGTRQFVAGDPAFCTLVALAHRGEILASWTFAPALDELATAVRGQGAYVNGERIHSGSPEPGAALRVAMAHPLYTSDQDKRTLARLDVPGVAARPCGSAGLEYLKVARGEMDGLAFTWPSAWDHAAGLLLVAEAGGAQSTVAGVPFRVDRDNELPFAVGRDEATTARIRDLLRGA; translated from the coding sequence ATGATCGAAGAGTTCCTGGCCCAAGACCTGTCCGCAGTGGAAGAAGCGGTCCGCAAGGCGGCGGCGGTCGAGATCATGCCGAGATTCCGGCAGCTCGCCGAGCACGAGGTGGACCAGAAGAGCGGTCCGCACGACCTGGTGACCGTCGCCGACCGCAAGGCCGAGGAGCACCTCACGGCCTCGCTGACGCACCTGCTGCCCGGCTCCGCCGTGGTCGGCGAGGAGGCCGTGCACGCCGACCCGACCGTGTACGGGGCGCTGCGCGCCGACGCGCCGGTCTGGATCGTCGACCCCGTCGACGGCACCCGGCAGTTCGTCGCCGGCGACCCGGCCTTCTGCACCCTGGTGGCCCTGGCCCACCGCGGGGAGATCCTCGCCTCCTGGACCTTCGCCCCGGCGCTGGACGAGCTGGCGACCGCCGTGCGCGGGCAGGGCGCGTACGTCAACGGCGAGCGGATCCACAGCGGTTCGCCGGAGCCGGGCGCCGCGCTGCGCGTCGCCATGGCCCACCCGCTGTACACCTCCGACCAGGACAAGCGGACCCTGGCCCGCCTCGACGTGCCCGGGGTCGCCGCCCGGCCCTGCGGCTCCGCCGGTCTGGAGTACCTGAAGGTGGCCCGCGGCGAGATGGACGGCCTCGCCTTCACCTGGCCCTCGGCGTGGGACCACGCGGCCGGCCTGTTGCTGGTCGCCGAGGCGGGCGGCGCGCAGAGCACCGTCGCCGGGGTCCCCTTCCGGGTGGACCGGGACAACGAGCTGCCGTTCGCCGTGGGGCGCGACGAGGCCACGACCGCACGGATCCGCGACCTGCTGCGCGGGGCGTAG
- a CDS encoding phage tail protein: protein MATRNNPYGAFNFLVKLGDTAGEDQIAGGFSDFSGAGNEVKFSEYRNGNDPENHVRKIANTNTTNDVTVKRGIIGDLRLFNWIKATREGAYDARTVTVTLHDEGRRPVCAWVLRAAQPKKWVGPTLTGKGGGEVAMEELHLVAERIDFQSL from the coding sequence ATGGCCACGCGCAACAACCCCTACGGAGCCTTCAACTTCCTCGTCAAACTCGGCGACACCGCCGGCGAGGACCAGATCGCCGGCGGCTTCTCCGACTTCAGCGGAGCCGGCAACGAGGTGAAGTTCTCCGAGTACCGCAACGGCAACGACCCCGAGAACCACGTCCGCAAGATCGCCAACACCAATACGACGAACGACGTCACCGTCAAGCGCGGCATCATCGGCGACCTGCGCCTCTTCAACTGGATCAAGGCCACCCGCGAGGGCGCGTACGACGCCCGCACCGTCACCGTCACCCTGCACGACGAGGGACGCCGGCCGGTCTGCGCCTGGGTGCTGCGCGCCGCCCAGCCAAAGAAGTGGGTCGGCCCCACCCTCACGGGGAAGGGCGGCGGGGAGGTCGCGATGGAGGAGCTCCACCTCGTCGCCGAGCGCATCGACTTCCAGTCCCTGTGA
- a CDS encoding DUF4255 domain-containing protein: protein MAGYRALAAVGRSVVALLNRRFAEEIPAGRRPEAVLAGPVDFDKVDTPGSVIRNPAVSVYCYRLSIDRETRPALAAMAAQDGLPRLPLRMHLMIAAWDQFVEAELEWLGLVARVLESEGLLTGPLLHPSGDWLAGDSVQIVPDELAMDSMSEAFQAMTTDYRLCLPYVARVIRIDGPAGTAAGEVTVVTAGTAPEPLR from the coding sequence ATGGCTGGATACCGGGCACTCGCCGCCGTGGGGCGCAGCGTCGTCGCGCTGCTCAACCGGCGCTTCGCCGAGGAGATCCCCGCGGGGCGCCGCCCGGAGGCCGTCCTCGCCGGGCCCGTCGACTTCGACAAGGTGGACACCCCGGGCTCCGTCATCCGCAACCCGGCGGTGTCCGTCTACTGCTACCGGCTGAGCATCGACCGCGAGACCCGGCCCGCGCTGGCGGCGATGGCGGCCCAGGACGGGCTGCCCCGGCTGCCGTTGCGGATGCACCTGATGATCGCCGCCTGGGACCAGTTCGTGGAGGCGGAGCTCGAATGGCTGGGGCTGGTCGCCCGGGTCCTGGAGAGCGAGGGCCTGCTGACCGGGCCGCTGCTGCACCCGAGCGGGGACTGGCTGGCCGGGGACTCGGTGCAGATCGTCCCCGACGAACTGGCGATGGACTCGATGAGCGAGGCCTTCCAGGCGATGACCACCGACTACCGGCTCTGTCTGCCGTACGTCGCCCGGGTCATCCGGATCGACGGGCCGGCCGGGACCGCCGCGGGCGAGGTCACCGTCGTCACCGCCGGGACGGCGCCGGAGCCGCTCCGATGA
- a CDS encoding phage tail sheath family protein: MPEYLTPGVYVEETSFRSRSVEGVPTSTFAMAGRTAYGPVPYILPGGPTVLPGPALVTSFTEYERAFGGLKIGEDDCQLALAARAFFANGGRRLYVSRVFPFVRTSAAEDAPPAVDANFASLAVPAQGTPLLYWRARWPGSAGARISVTVTFRRGKNILVAGSDGAPRLTGVQQGAAVEVVQLSGGTVPSPADDTPPVPDKVRTVIRRADGVLGYLKGRSEFEPVAAGTAAFHLTLAVTVRLDDRVDVYNELELDDRHPRSVGHVLQAADPADEFSLVWLDTVQPAPGAPPPTPGARLAALLTLGQPGAHLTQGGDGLELSAQDLGGKEANPDSLTDPARGLGALAEIDDIAIVALPDTVSLKADAQKTAVDLLIGHCERLRYRMAIVDPPRDSSISEVRRFRAQFDTKYAALYYPWVRITDPSRRPDPGAPSPVLEVPPCGYVAGIYARSDVERGVHKAPANEVLLGVNDFTANVTYDRQAVLNPEGINALRFFEGRARRVWGARTMSSDPEWKYVNVRRLFIYLEHSIEKSTQWAVFEPNNERLWASVRQTVEDFLIAVWRTGALIGTKPEEAFFVRCDRTTMTQNDLDNGRLICLIGVAPTYPAEFVVFRIGQFTADAQRS, from the coding sequence ATGCCCGAGTACCTGACCCCCGGCGTCTACGTCGAGGAGACCAGCTTCCGCTCACGGTCCGTCGAGGGCGTGCCGACCAGCACGTTCGCCATGGCGGGGCGCACCGCCTACGGCCCCGTCCCGTACATCCTGCCGGGCGGTCCCACCGTGCTGCCCGGGCCGGCGCTGGTCACCAGCTTCACCGAGTACGAACGGGCCTTCGGCGGGCTGAAGATCGGCGAAGACGACTGCCAACTCGCCCTCGCCGCCCGCGCCTTCTTCGCCAACGGTGGGCGCAGGCTCTACGTGTCCCGGGTCTTCCCCTTCGTCCGTACGAGCGCCGCCGAGGACGCACCCCCCGCCGTCGACGCCAACTTCGCCTCCCTGGCCGTCCCCGCACAGGGCACCCCACTGCTGTACTGGCGGGCCCGCTGGCCGGGCTCGGCAGGCGCCAGGATCTCCGTCACGGTGACCTTCCGGCGCGGCAAGAACATCCTCGTCGCCGGCAGCGACGGAGCGCCCCGGCTCACCGGCGTGCAGCAGGGCGCCGCCGTGGAGGTCGTCCAGCTGAGCGGCGGGACGGTGCCGTCCCCCGCCGACGACACACCGCCGGTGCCCGACAAGGTCAGGACCGTCATCCGGCGCGCCGACGGAGTCCTCGGGTACCTGAAGGGACGCAGCGAGTTCGAGCCCGTCGCCGCCGGAACCGCCGCCTTCCACCTGACGCTCGCCGTCACCGTACGCCTGGACGACCGCGTCGACGTCTACAACGAGCTGGAGCTCGACGACCGGCACCCGCGCTCGGTGGGCCACGTACTCCAGGCCGCCGACCCGGCCGACGAGTTCTCCCTCGTCTGGCTGGACACCGTGCAGCCCGCGCCCGGAGCGCCCCCGCCGACCCCCGGCGCCCGGCTCGCCGCCCTCCTCACCCTCGGGCAGCCCGGCGCCCACCTGACCCAGGGCGGCGACGGGCTCGAGCTTTCGGCGCAGGACCTGGGCGGCAAGGAGGCCAACCCGGACAGCCTCACCGACCCCGCGCGCGGGCTCGGTGCCCTCGCCGAGATCGACGACATCGCCATCGTCGCCCTCCCGGACACCGTCAGCCTGAAGGCCGACGCCCAGAAGACCGCGGTGGACCTCCTCATCGGACACTGCGAGCGGCTGCGCTACCGGATGGCGATCGTCGACCCGCCCCGCGACAGCTCGATCTCCGAAGTGCGCCGGTTCCGCGCCCAGTTCGACACCAAGTACGCCGCCCTCTACTACCCCTGGGTCCGGATCACCGACCCGAGCCGCCGTCCCGACCCGGGCGCACCGTCGCCGGTCCTGGAGGTACCGCCCTGCGGGTACGTCGCCGGCATCTACGCCCGCAGCGACGTCGAGCGCGGTGTGCACAAGGCCCCGGCCAACGAAGTCCTCCTCGGCGTCAACGACTTCACCGCGAACGTGACCTACGACCGGCAGGCCGTCCTCAACCCGGAGGGCATCAACGCCCTGCGCTTCTTCGAGGGCCGGGCCCGGCGCGTGTGGGGCGCCCGGACGATGAGTTCGGACCCGGAGTGGAAGTACGTCAACGTGCGCCGGCTCTTCATCTACCTGGAGCACTCCATCGAGAAGTCCACCCAGTGGGCGGTGTTCGAGCCGAACAACGAGCGGCTGTGGGCCTCCGTCCGGCAGACCGTCGAGGACTTCCTGATCGCCGTCTGGCGGACCGGCGCCCTGATCGGCACCAAGCCCGAGGAGGCCTTCTTCGTCCGCTGCGACCGCACCACCATGACCCAGAACGACCTCGACAACGGGCGGCTGATCTGCCTGATCGGCGTGGCACCCACCTACCCCGCCGAGTTCGTCGTGTTCCGCATCGGACAGTTCACGGCCGACGCGCAGCGCAGCTGA
- a CDS encoding O-acetyl-ADP-ribose deacetylase: MVRITLVQGDITAEHADAIVNAANSSLLGGGGVDGAIHRRGGPEILDACRALRASQYGKGLPTGRAVATTAGRLPADWVIHTVGPVWSREEDRSELLVSCYRESLRVAAELGARTVAFPAISTGIFGWPMDDGARIAVETARAAAAPPVEEVRFVLFDEKAYATFEAALG, translated from the coding sequence ATGGTGCGCATCACCCTCGTCCAGGGCGACATCACCGCCGAGCACGCGGACGCGATCGTCAACGCGGCGAACTCCTCGTTGCTCGGCGGCGGGGGCGTGGACGGCGCCATCCACCGGCGTGGCGGCCCGGAGATCCTGGACGCGTGCCGGGCGCTGCGCGCCTCCCAGTACGGCAAGGGCCTCCCGACGGGCCGGGCCGTGGCCACGACGGCGGGCCGGCTCCCGGCCGACTGGGTGATCCACACGGTGGGCCCGGTCTGGTCCCGGGAGGAGGACCGCTCGGAGCTGCTGGTCTCCTGCTACCGCGAGTCCCTGCGGGTCGCGGCCGAGCTGGGCGCCCGTACGGTCGCCTTCCCGGCGATCTCGACCGGCATCTTCGGCTGGCCGATGGACGACGGCGCCCGGATCGCAGTGGAAACGGCCCGCGCAGCCGCGGCGCCGCCCGTGGAGGAGGTCCGCTTCGTCCTCTTCGACGAGAAGGCGTACGCGACTTTCGAGGCGGCCCTGGGGTAG
- a CDS encoding NAD(P)/FAD-dependent oxidoreductase, translating to MPSILDAVVVGAGPNGLTAAVELARRGFSVAVFEAAETVGGGARTEELTLPGFRHDPCSAVHPLGIGSPVFATMPLKRYGLEWLHAPLPMAHPFDDGTAAVLSRSVSETAASFGPRDAGTYRRLVQPFLGKWDTLARDFMSLPSTALPRDPVTLARFGLAGLPPSTWLLNRFQDERARALLAGLVAHVIAPLGGIATSAVGLVFALAAHANGWPMPRGGSQAVPDALAGYLRDLGGTIHTGFEVKRLDDLPPARAYVFDTSPTALARIARLGRVYDGYRYGAGVFKIDYALSGPVPWTAEAPRRAGTVQIGPRARDIDAALQLATGGRAPRNPFLITAQPSLADPGRAPEGKHVFWAYGHVPAGWGGNLTDAVERQIERFAPGFRDLVLARATAGPPELAARNPNYIGGDIACGAASGIQLLLRPKLSLFPYTTAHPAVFLCSSATPPGPGVHGMSGHNAAKAVWRHLRKAS from the coding sequence GTGCCGTCGATTCTCGATGCGGTCGTGGTGGGGGCGGGGCCCAACGGGCTGACGGCCGCCGTCGAGCTGGCCCGGCGCGGCTTCTCGGTGGCCGTGTTCGAGGCCGCGGAGACGGTCGGCGGCGGGGCCCGTACCGAGGAGCTCACCCTCCCGGGCTTCCGGCACGACCCCTGCTCGGCCGTGCACCCGCTCGGCATCGGCTCGCCGGTGTTCGCCACCATGCCGCTGAAGCGGTACGGCCTGGAGTGGCTGCACGCCCCGCTGCCCATGGCGCACCCGTTCGACGACGGCACGGCAGCCGTGCTCTCCCGCTCCGTCTCCGAGACGGCGGCCTCCTTCGGGCCGCGCGATGCGGGCACGTACCGGCGGCTGGTGCAGCCGTTCCTCGGCAAGTGGGACACCCTCGCCCGGGACTTCATGTCCCTGCCCTCGACCGCCCTGCCCCGGGACCCCGTCACCCTGGCCCGCTTCGGGCTCGCCGGACTGCCGCCCTCCACCTGGCTGCTGAACCGCTTCCAGGACGAGCGGGCGCGGGCGCTGCTCGCCGGGCTCGTCGCGCACGTCATCGCCCCGCTGGGCGGGATCGCCACGAGCGCCGTCGGCCTGGTCTTCGCCCTGGCCGCACACGCCAACGGCTGGCCGATGCCGCGCGGCGGCTCGCAGGCGGTCCCGGACGCCCTCGCCGGATACCTGCGCGACCTCGGCGGCACGATCCACACCGGCTTCGAGGTCAAACGCCTCGACGACCTGCCGCCGGCCCGGGCGTACGTCTTCGACACCTCGCCGACCGCGCTCGCCCGGATCGCCCGGCTGGGGCGCGTGTACGACGGCTACCGGTACGGCGCCGGCGTCTTCAAGATCGACTACGCCCTGTCCGGGCCCGTGCCCTGGACCGCCGAGGCGCCGCGCCGGGCCGGCACCGTCCAGATCGGCCCGCGCGCCCGCGACATCGACGCCGCCCTCCAGCTCGCCACGGGCGGGCGCGCCCCCCGCAACCCCTTCCTGATCACCGCCCAGCCCAGCCTGGCCGACCCCGGCCGGGCGCCCGAGGGCAAGCACGTGTTCTGGGCGTACGGGCACGTCCCCGCGGGCTGGGGCGGCAACCTCACCGACGCCGTGGAGCGCCAGATCGAGCGCTTCGCCCCCGGCTTCCGCGACCTGGTGCTGGCCCGCGCCACCGCCGGCCCGCCGGAACTGGCCGCCCGCAACCCCAACTACATCGGCGGAGACATCGCCTGCGGCGCCGCCTCCGGGATCCAGCTGCTGCTGCGGCCCAAGCTGTCCCTGTTCCCGTACACGACGGCCCACCCGGCCGTCTTCCTCTGCTCCTCGGCGACCCCGCCCGGCCCCGGCGTGCACGGCATGTCCGGGCACAACGCGGCCAAGGCGGTGTGGCGCCACCTGCGAAAGGCCTCCTGA
- the recQ gene encoding DNA helicase RecQ, whose translation MSLVDAPTETPDALQVLHRVFGYDSFRGEQQQIIEHVAGGGDALVLMPTGGGKSLCYQIPALVRAGTGVVISPLIALMQDQVDALTALGVRAGFLNSTQDPYERQAVEQAFLAGELDLLYLAPERLRTEGTQRLLDRGTVSLFAIDEAHCVAQWGHDFRPDYLALSMLHERWPKVPRIALTATATEATHAEIAARLGLAEGDARHFVASFDRPNIQYRIAPKNNPTRQLLELIRSEHDGDAGVVYCLSRASVEKTAAFLVENGIDAVAYHAGMDARTRAANQARFLREDGVVVVATIAFGMGIDKPDVRFVAHLDLPKSVEGYYQETGRAGRDGEPATAWLAYGLQDVVQQRKMIEGSEGDETHRRSLAAHLDAMLALCETVECRRVRLLAYFGQAAAGPCGNCDTCLTPAESWDGTVAAQKLLSTVWRLAKERRQKFGAGQIIDILQGKKTAKVIQFDHDGLSVFGVGADMSTAEWRGVVRQLLASGLLAVEGDYGTLVLTDASGEVLGGRRSVPMRKEAAPAAASRKSSGSGSGSGKAGRVPVDLPAAAVPVFEALRAWRGATAKEQGVPAYVVFHDATLREIATRLPATAEELGTISGVGEAKLAKYAEGILDTLAESGATAAPSSPPPPRAAAPEPAAPHADEEPPFDFDETDPPWDDWE comes from the coding sequence ATGAGCCTTGTCGACGCGCCCACCGAGACCCCCGATGCCCTGCAGGTGCTGCACCGCGTCTTCGGATACGACTCCTTCCGCGGTGAGCAGCAGCAGATCATCGAGCACGTGGCCGGTGGTGGCGACGCGCTGGTGCTGATGCCGACCGGCGGCGGCAAATCGCTCTGCTACCAGATCCCGGCGCTGGTCAGAGCCGGTACGGGCGTGGTGATCTCGCCGCTGATCGCGCTCATGCAGGACCAGGTGGACGCCCTGACCGCCCTCGGGGTGCGGGCAGGGTTCCTCAACTCGACGCAGGACCCGTACGAGCGGCAGGCCGTCGAGCAGGCCTTCCTCGCCGGCGAGCTGGACCTCCTCTACCTGGCCCCCGAGCGGCTGCGGACCGAGGGCACGCAGCGGCTGCTCGACCGGGGCACGGTGTCCCTCTTCGCGATCGACGAGGCGCACTGCGTCGCCCAGTGGGGCCACGACTTCCGGCCCGACTACCTCGCGCTGTCCATGCTGCACGAGCGCTGGCCCAAGGTGCCGCGGATCGCGCTGACCGCGACGGCGACCGAGGCCACGCACGCCGAGATCGCGGCCCGGCTGGGCCTGGCGGAGGGGGACGCCCGGCACTTCGTGGCCAGCTTCGACCGGCCGAACATCCAGTACCGGATCGCTCCCAAGAACAACCCGACGCGGCAGCTGCTGGAGCTGATCCGCTCCGAGCACGACGGGGACGCCGGGGTCGTCTACTGCCTCTCGCGCGCCTCCGTGGAGAAGACGGCCGCGTTCCTGGTGGAGAACGGCATCGACGCGGTCGCGTACCACGCGGGCATGGACGCCCGTACGCGCGCGGCGAACCAGGCGCGCTTCCTGCGGGAGGACGGCGTCGTGGTGGTGGCCACGATCGCGTTCGGCATGGGCATCGACAAGCCGGACGTGCGCTTCGTGGCCCACCTGGACCTGCCCAAGTCGGTCGAGGGCTACTACCAGGAGACCGGCCGCGCCGGCCGTGACGGCGAGCCGGCCACGGCCTGGCTCGCGTACGGCCTCCAGGACGTGGTGCAGCAGCGCAAGATGATCGAGGGCTCCGAGGGAGACGAGACGCACCGCCGCTCGCTGGCCGCGCACCTCGACGCGATGCTCGCGCTCTGCGAGACGGTCGAGTGCCGCCGGGTGCGGCTGCTGGCGTACTTCGGGCAGGCGGCGGCCGGGCCGTGCGGGAACTGCGACACGTGCCTGACGCCGGCCGAGTCCTGGGACGGCACGGTCGCGGCGCAGAAGCTGCTGTCCACGGTGTGGCGGCTGGCCAAGGAGCGCCGGCAGAAGTTCGGTGCCGGTCAGATCATCGACATCCTCCAGGGCAAGAAGACGGCCAAGGTCATCCAGTTCGACCACGACGGCCTGTCGGTCTTCGGGGTGGGGGCGGATATGAGCACGGCGGAATGGCGCGGTGTCGTACGCCAGCTGCTGGCCTCGGGGCTGCTGGCGGTCGAGGGGGACTACGGGACGCTGGTGCTCACGGACGCCAGCGGCGAGGTGCTGGGCGGCCGCCGCAGCGTGCCGATGCGCAAGGAGGCGGCGCCGGCCGCGGCGTCCCGCAAGTCCTCCGGCTCGGGCTCCGGCTCCGGGAAGGCCGGGCGGGTCCCGGTCGACCTGCCGGCGGCGGCCGTGCCGGTCTTCGAGGCCCTGCGCGCCTGGCGGGGCGCGACGGCGAAGGAGCAGGGCGTGCCGGCGTACGTGGTCTTCCACGACGCGACGCTGCGGGAGATCGCGACCCGGCTGCCCGCCACCGCCGAGGAGCTGGGCACGATCAGCGGCGTGGGCGAGGCGAAGCTCGCCAAGTACGCCGAGGGGATCCTCGACACCCTGGCCGAGAGCGGTGCCACCGCGGCCCCGTCGTCCCCGCCCCCGCCCCGGGCGGCAGCGCCGGAGCCCGCAGCCCCGCACGCCGACGAGGAACCGCCCTTCGACTTCGACGAGACGGACCCGCCCTGGGACGACTGGGAGTAG